Proteins found in one Stigmatopora nigra isolate UIUO_SnigA chromosome 15, RoL_Snig_1.1, whole genome shotgun sequence genomic segment:
- the tfap4 gene encoding transcription factor AP-4 isoform X5: protein MQSINAGFQSLKTLIPHSDGEKLSKAAILQQTAEYIFTLEQEKTRLLQQNSQLKRIIQELSGSSPKRRRVEEKDEGIGSPDVLEDEKAEDLRREMIELRQQLEKERLARMTLEDQMRSLDVELYPEKVERNPASPHPNKPLEREHSPAHSPKAPATPPAPTHHATVIVPAPPPQPPSHHVNVVTMGPSSVINAVSTSRHNLDTIVQAIQHIEGTQAKGGGGEEEQRRAVIVTSGRVLSDSDDPDDISLP, encoded by the exons ATGCAGAGCATCAACGCCGGATTCCAGTCGTTGAAGACGCTCATCCCTCACAGCGACGGCGAGAAGCTCAGCAAG GCGGCCATCTTGCAACAGACAGCCGAGTACATTTTCACGCTAGAGCAGGAGAAGACACGACTACTGCAGCAGAACAGCCAACTCAAGAGAATCATACAG GAGCTGAGTGGCTCCTCCCCGAAAAGGAGGCGCGTGGAGGAGAAGGACGAAGGCATCGGCTCGCCGGACGTCCTGGAGGACGAGAAAGCGGAAGACCTTCGACGGGAGATGATCGAACTTCGGCAACAGCTGGAGAAGGAACGCTTGGCCAGGATGACACTGGAAGACCAG ATGCGCTCGCTGGATGTCGAATTGTACCCCGAGAAAGTGGAGCGGAACCCGGCCAGCCCGCATCCGAACAAGCCGTTGGAAAGAGAGCACTCGCCCGCCCACAGCCCGAAG GCGCCGGCCACCCCTCCCGCCCCCACACACCACGCCACCGTCATCGTTCCCGCGCCCCCTCCACAGCCCCCGTCCCATCACGTCAACGTGGTCACCATGGGACCGTCGTCAGTCATCAACGCCGTCTCCACGTCCCGGCATAACCTGGACACCATTGTTCAG GCCATTCAACATATTGAGGGCACCCAAGCAAAAGGCGGAGGTGGCGAGGAGGAGCAACGGAGGGCGGTTATCGTCACCTCGGGACGCGTCCTTTCCGACAGTGACGACCCAGACGACATCTCTTTGCCATGa
- the tfap4 gene encoding transcription factor AP-4 isoform X2, translating to MEHENKDILPRKTEFMIDFPRAAQNDVADQIWPPDRRFDTCDLLTSSLANIPLTPETARDQERRIRREIANSNERRRMQSINAGFQSLKTLIPHSDGEKLSKAAILQQTAEYIFTLEQEKTRLLQQNSQLKRIIQELSGSSPKRRRVEEKDEGIGSPDVLEDEKAEDLRREMIELRQQLEKERLARMTLEDQMRSLDVELYPEKVERNPASPHPNKPLEREHSPAHSPKAPATPPAPTHHATVIVPAPPPQPPSHHVNVVTMGPSSVINAVSTSRHNLDTIVQAIQHIEGTQAKGGGGEEEQRRAVIVTSGRVLSDSDDPDDISLP from the exons aaaaacggaattcatgattgactttcctcgggccgcacaaaatgatgtggcggaccagatctggcccccggaccgccgctttgacacctgtgacttaCTCACGTCAAG TCTCGCCAACATTCCCCTGACCCCCGAAACGGCTCGCGACCAGGAAAGGCGAATCCGCCGCGAGATCGCCAATAGCAACGAGCGGCGGCGCATGCAGAGCATCAACGCCGGATTCCAGTCGTTGAAGACGCTCATCCCTCACAGCGACGGCGAGAAGCTCAGCAAG GCGGCCATCTTGCAACAGACAGCCGAGTACATTTTCACGCTAGAGCAGGAGAAGACACGACTACTGCAGCAGAACAGCCAACTCAAGAGAATCATACAG GAGCTGAGTGGCTCCTCCCCGAAAAGGAGGCGCGTGGAGGAGAAGGACGAAGGCATCGGCTCGCCGGACGTCCTGGAGGACGAGAAAGCGGAAGACCTTCGACGGGAGATGATCGAACTTCGGCAACAGCTGGAGAAGGAACGCTTGGCCAGGATGACACTGGAAGACCAG ATGCGCTCGCTGGATGTCGAATTGTACCCCGAGAAAGTGGAGCGGAACCCGGCCAGCCCGCATCCGAACAAGCCGTTGGAAAGAGAGCACTCGCCCGCCCACAGCCCGAAG GCGCCGGCCACCCCTCCCGCCCCCACACACCACGCCACCGTCATCGTTCCCGCGCCCCCTCCACAGCCCCCGTCCCATCACGTCAACGTGGTCACCATGGGACCGTCGTCAGTCATCAACGCCGTCTCCACGTCCCGGCATAACCTGGACACCATTGTTCAG GCCATTCAACATATTGAGGGCACCCAAGCAAAAGGCGGAGGTGGCGAGGAGGAGCAACGGAGGGCGGTTATCGTCACCTCGGGACGCGTCCTTTCCGACAGTGACGACCCAGACGACATCTCTTTGCCATGa
- the srlb gene encoding sarcalumenin: MKARVVSVCCLLTLLLFQATADEEEDDFTSILRDRSHIEETLRFATEEKAADYAAAVQRLRKIYHSSIKPMEQAYKYNELRQHEISDGEITSKPMVLFLGPWSVGKSSMINYLLGLSDSPYQLYTGAEPTTSEFTVITHGEKIRSVEGIVMAADSSRSFSPLEKFGQNFLEKLIGIEMPHKLLERVTFVDTPGIIENRKQQERGYPFNDVCQWFIDRADLIFVVFDPTKLDVGLELEMLFRQLKGRESQIRIILNKADNLATQDLMRVYGALFWSLAPLINVTEPPRVYVSSFWPYDYAADTSRELFKREEISLLEDLNQVIENRMENKIAFIRQHGIRVRIHGLLVDRYVQTFKEKMSFFSDPELVFKEIVDDPDKFYIFKSILAKTNVSKFDLPNRDAYRDFFGINPVASFKPLAAQCSYIGGCLLEKIEKAITNELPALLSGINSGKQPGLSSCETTGCGEKPKNRYRKN; the protein is encoded by the exons ATGAAGGCTCGCGTCGTGTCCGTCTGCTGCTTGCTCACCTTGCTGCTTTTCCAAGCCACGGCAG acgaagaagaagacgacTTCACATCCATCCTCCGAGACCGATCTCACATCGAGGAAACTCTTCGCTTTGCCACCGAAGAAAAAGCAGCAGACTATGCAG CCGCCGTTCAGAGGTTACGGAAGATCTACCACTCTTCCATCAAACCCATGGAGCAGGCCTACAAATATAATGAGCTGAGGCAGCATGAAATCTCAG ATGGCGAAATTACCTCCAAGCCCATGGTGCTGTTCCTGGGACCGTGGAGCGTGGGCAAGTCCTCCATGATTAATTACCTCCTGGGCTTGAGCGACAGCCCCTATCAGCTCTACACAG GAGCCGAACCCACTACCTCGGAATTCACCGTCATCACCCACGGCGAGAAGATCCGCTCGGTGGAGGGCATCGTGATGGCGGCCGACAGCTCGCGCTCCTTTTCGCCGCTGGAGAAGTTCGGCCAGAACTTTTTGGAGAAGTTGATCGGGATCGAAATGCCTCACAAGCTGCTGGAGCGCGTCACCTTCGTGGACACGCCGGGAATCATCGAGAATCGCAAGCAGCAGGAACGAG GCTACCCTTTCAACGACGTCTGCCAGTGGTTCATCGACCGCGCCGACCTGATCTTCGTGGTCTTCGACCCCACCAAGCTGGACGTGGGCCTGGAACTGGAGATGCTCTTCCGTCAACTGAAGGGCCGCGAGTCGCAGATCCGCATCATCCTCAACAAGGCCGACAACCTGGCCACCCAAGACCTGATGCGAGTGTACGGCGCCCTCTTCTGGAGCCTGGCCCCGCTCATCAACGTGACGGAGCCTCCCCGGGTCTACGTCAGCTCCTTCTGGCCCTACGACTACGCGGCGGACACCAGCCGCGAGCTCTTCAAGCGGGAGGAGATCTCCCTGTTGGAGGACCTCAACCAGGTGATCGAGAACCGCATGGAGAACAAGATCGCCTTCATCCGCCAACACGGAATCCGGGTCCGCATCCACGGCCTGCTGGTGGACCGCTACGTCCAGACCTTCAAGGAGAAGATGAGCTTCTTCAGCGACCCGGAGCTGGTCTTCAAGGAGATCGTGGACGACCCGGACAAGTTCTACATCTTCAAGTCCATCCTGGCCAAGACCAACGTCAGCAAGTTCGACCTTCCCAACCGAGACGCCTACCGCGACTTCTTCGGCATCAACCCCGTGGCCAGTTTCAAGCCCCTGGCGGCCCAGTGCTCTTACATCGGCGGATGCCTGCTGGAGAAGATCGAGAAGGCCATCACCAACGAATTGCCCGCCCTCCTCAGCGGCATCAACTCGGGAAAGCAACCCGGACTTTCTTCCTGCGAGACCACCGGATGCGGAGAGAAGCCCAAGAACCGATACCGGAAGAACTGA
- the tfap4 gene encoding transcription factor AP-4 isoform X4, with product MEHENKDILPSLANIPLTPETARDQERRIRREIANSNERRRMQSINAGFQSLKTLIPHSDGEKLSKAAILQQTAEYIFTLEQEKTRLLQQNSQLKRIIQELSGSSPKRRRVEEKDEGIGSPDVLEDEKAEDLRREMIELRQQLEKERLARMTLEDQMRSLDVELYPEKVERNPASPHPNKPLEREHSPAHSPKAPATPPAPTHHATVIVPAPPPQPPSHHVNVVTMGPSSVINAVSTSRHNLDTIVQAIQHIEGTQAKGGGGEEEQRRAVIVTSGRVLSDSDDPDDISLP from the exons TCTCGCCAACATTCCCCTGACCCCCGAAACGGCTCGCGACCAGGAAAGGCGAATCCGCCGCGAGATCGCCAATAGCAACGAGCGGCGGCGCATGCAGAGCATCAACGCCGGATTCCAGTCGTTGAAGACGCTCATCCCTCACAGCGACGGCGAGAAGCTCAGCAAG GCGGCCATCTTGCAACAGACAGCCGAGTACATTTTCACGCTAGAGCAGGAGAAGACACGACTACTGCAGCAGAACAGCCAACTCAAGAGAATCATACAG GAGCTGAGTGGCTCCTCCCCGAAAAGGAGGCGCGTGGAGGAGAAGGACGAAGGCATCGGCTCGCCGGACGTCCTGGAGGACGAGAAAGCGGAAGACCTTCGACGGGAGATGATCGAACTTCGGCAACAGCTGGAGAAGGAACGCTTGGCCAGGATGACACTGGAAGACCAG ATGCGCTCGCTGGATGTCGAATTGTACCCCGAGAAAGTGGAGCGGAACCCGGCCAGCCCGCATCCGAACAAGCCGTTGGAAAGAGAGCACTCGCCCGCCCACAGCCCGAAG GCGCCGGCCACCCCTCCCGCCCCCACACACCACGCCACCGTCATCGTTCCCGCGCCCCCTCCACAGCCCCCGTCCCATCACGTCAACGTGGTCACCATGGGACCGTCGTCAGTCATCAACGCCGTCTCCACGTCCCGGCATAACCTGGACACCATTGTTCAG GCCATTCAACATATTGAGGGCACCCAAGCAAAAGGCGGAGGTGGCGAGGAGGAGCAACGGAGGGCGGTTATCGTCACCTCGGGACGCGTCCTTTCCGACAGTGACGACCCAGACGACATCTCTTTGCCATGa
- the tfap4 gene encoding transcription factor AP-4 isoform X1, with amino-acid sequence MEYFMVPAQKVPNLQHFRKTEKEVIGGLCSLANIPLTPETARDQERRIRREIANSNERRRMQSINAGFQSLKTLIPHSDGEKLSKVLHPNPARLSQRPLSSTPIFRQAAILQQTAEYIFTLEQEKTRLLQQNSQLKRIIQELSGSSPKRRRVEEKDEGIGSPDVLEDEKAEDLRREMIELRQQLEKERLARMTLEDQMRSLDVELYPEKVERNPASPHPNKPLEREHSPAHSPKAPATPPAPTHHATVIVPAPPPQPPSHHVNVVTMGPSSVINAVSTSRHNLDTIVQAIQHIEGTQAKGGGGEEEQRRAVIVTSGRVLSDSDDPDDISLP; translated from the exons ATGGAGTACTTCATGGTGCCCGCTCAGAAGGTGCCCAATTTGCAACACTTTAGGAAAACGGAGAAAGAAGTCATCGGGGgtttgtgtag TCTCGCCAACATTCCCCTGACCCCCGAAACGGCTCGCGACCAGGAAAGGCGAATCCGCCGCGAGATCGCCAATAGCAACGAGCGGCGGCGCATGCAGAGCATCAACGCCGGATTCCAGTCGTTGAAGACGCTCATCCCTCACAGCGACGGCGAGAAGCTCAGCAAGGTACTCCATCCGAATCCAGCCCGTCTTTCGCAGCGTCCTCTGTCTTCAACTCCTATCTTTCGTCAGGCGGCCATCTTGCAACAGACAGCCGAGTACATTTTCACGCTAGAGCAGGAGAAGACACGACTACTGCAGCAGAACAGCCAACTCAAGAGAATCATACAG GAGCTGAGTGGCTCCTCCCCGAAAAGGAGGCGCGTGGAGGAGAAGGACGAAGGCATCGGCTCGCCGGACGTCCTGGAGGACGAGAAAGCGGAAGACCTTCGACGGGAGATGATCGAACTTCGGCAACAGCTGGAGAAGGAACGCTTGGCCAGGATGACACTGGAAGACCAG ATGCGCTCGCTGGATGTCGAATTGTACCCCGAGAAAGTGGAGCGGAACCCGGCCAGCCCGCATCCGAACAAGCCGTTGGAAAGAGAGCACTCGCCCGCCCACAGCCCGAAG GCGCCGGCCACCCCTCCCGCCCCCACACACCACGCCACCGTCATCGTTCCCGCGCCCCCTCCACAGCCCCCGTCCCATCACGTCAACGTGGTCACCATGGGACCGTCGTCAGTCATCAACGCCGTCTCCACGTCCCGGCATAACCTGGACACCATTGTTCAG GCCATTCAACATATTGAGGGCACCCAAGCAAAAGGCGGAGGTGGCGAGGAGGAGCAACGGAGGGCGGTTATCGTCACCTCGGGACGCGTCCTTTCCGACAGTGACGACCCAGACGACATCTCTTTGCCATGa
- the tfap4 gene encoding transcription factor AP-4 isoform X3, producing MEYFMVPAQKVPNLQHFRKTEKEVIGGLCSLANIPLTPETARDQERRIRREIANSNERRRMQSINAGFQSLKTLIPHSDGEKLSKAAILQQTAEYIFTLEQEKTRLLQQNSQLKRIIQELSGSSPKRRRVEEKDEGIGSPDVLEDEKAEDLRREMIELRQQLEKERLARMTLEDQMRSLDVELYPEKVERNPASPHPNKPLEREHSPAHSPKAPATPPAPTHHATVIVPAPPPQPPSHHVNVVTMGPSSVINAVSTSRHNLDTIVQAIQHIEGTQAKGGGGEEEQRRAVIVTSGRVLSDSDDPDDISLP from the exons ATGGAGTACTTCATGGTGCCCGCTCAGAAGGTGCCCAATTTGCAACACTTTAGGAAAACGGAGAAAGAAGTCATCGGGGgtttgtgtag TCTCGCCAACATTCCCCTGACCCCCGAAACGGCTCGCGACCAGGAAAGGCGAATCCGCCGCGAGATCGCCAATAGCAACGAGCGGCGGCGCATGCAGAGCATCAACGCCGGATTCCAGTCGTTGAAGACGCTCATCCCTCACAGCGACGGCGAGAAGCTCAGCAAG GCGGCCATCTTGCAACAGACAGCCGAGTACATTTTCACGCTAGAGCAGGAGAAGACACGACTACTGCAGCAGAACAGCCAACTCAAGAGAATCATACAG GAGCTGAGTGGCTCCTCCCCGAAAAGGAGGCGCGTGGAGGAGAAGGACGAAGGCATCGGCTCGCCGGACGTCCTGGAGGACGAGAAAGCGGAAGACCTTCGACGGGAGATGATCGAACTTCGGCAACAGCTGGAGAAGGAACGCTTGGCCAGGATGACACTGGAAGACCAG ATGCGCTCGCTGGATGTCGAATTGTACCCCGAGAAAGTGGAGCGGAACCCGGCCAGCCCGCATCCGAACAAGCCGTTGGAAAGAGAGCACTCGCCCGCCCACAGCCCGAAG GCGCCGGCCACCCCTCCCGCCCCCACACACCACGCCACCGTCATCGTTCCCGCGCCCCCTCCACAGCCCCCGTCCCATCACGTCAACGTGGTCACCATGGGACCGTCGTCAGTCATCAACGCCGTCTCCACGTCCCGGCATAACCTGGACACCATTGTTCAG GCCATTCAACATATTGAGGGCACCCAAGCAAAAGGCGGAGGTGGCGAGGAGGAGCAACGGAGGGCGGTTATCGTCACCTCGGGACGCGTCCTTTCCGACAGTGACGACCCAGACGACATCTCTTTGCCATGa